One segment of Vicinamibacterales bacterium DNA contains the following:
- a CDS encoding amidohydrolase family protein — protein MRHRAFWPAALIVAGVVAVSLAVSDAQAPPSQAPGRPGGGGQGPGGLRGRPGDGRTPEFPEPTITEYKPRSTLKTAVHKVPRARFPVIDIHSHQPAPISDEQFARIIPGMDANNLRVLVNASGTQGDRLVRAVAALQASRFKGRMVQFTDIDFRNVGPGWAAKAVAQLEADKKAGALGIGEISKAFGLRIRKADGSRLTIDDPELDPVWEAAGRLGLPVLIHTAEPQEFFEPIDFQNERWLELALYRDRRYPKGEFPRFEELIAERNRMFKKHPKTTFIAAHFAYHANDLARMAALFDEMPNVYTEVGAILAELGRQPRAAHEFFVKYQDRILFGKDSYQPDEFPYYWRVFETNDEYFDYYRGYHAFWKLYGMGLPDDVLKKLYYKNALKLVPGLPAEGWPQ, from the coding sequence ATGCGTCATCGAGCGTTCTGGCCCGCCGCCCTCATCGTGGCCGGTGTCGTGGCGGTCTCCCTGGCCGTCTCCGACGCGCAGGCGCCGCCGTCCCAGGCCCCAGGACGGCCCGGCGGCGGCGGACAAGGCCCCGGCGGCCTTCGAGGCCGGCCCGGGGACGGGCGGACTCCGGAGTTCCCCGAGCCGACCATCACCGAGTACAAGCCGCGCAGCACGCTGAAGACGGCCGTGCACAAGGTGCCGCGCGCCAGGTTTCCCGTGATCGACATCCACAGCCACCAGCCGGCGCCGATCTCGGACGAGCAGTTCGCGCGGATCATCCCGGGCATGGACGCCAACAACCTGCGCGTGCTCGTCAATGCGAGCGGCACGCAGGGCGATCGCCTGGTGCGCGCGGTCGCGGCGCTCCAGGCCAGCAGGTTCAAGGGCCGGATGGTCCAGTTCACGGACATCGACTTCCGCAACGTCGGTCCCGGCTGGGCCGCCAAGGCGGTCGCGCAGCTGGAAGCGGACAAGAAGGCCGGCGCGCTGGGCATCGGCGAGATCTCGAAGGCTTTCGGCCTGCGCATCCGCAAAGCCGACGGCAGCCGACTGACGATCGACGATCCGGAGCTCGATCCGGTGTGGGAGGCCGCCGGCCGTCTCGGCCTGCCGGTGCTCATCCACACGGCCGAGCCGCAGGAGTTCTTCGAGCCCATCGACTTCCAGAACGAGCGGTGGCTCGAGCTCGCGCTGTATCGCGACCGCCGCTATCCCAAGGGCGAGTTCCCGCGCTTCGAGGAGCTCATCGCCGAGCGCAACCGGATGTTCAAGAAGCATCCGAAGACGACGTTCATCGCCGCCCACTTCGCCTACCACGCCAACGACCTCGCCCGCATGGCGGCGCTCTTCGACGAGATGCCGAACGTCTACACGGAGGTGGGGGCGATCCTCGCCGAGCTGGGGCGCCAGCCGCGAGCCGCGCATGAGTTCTTCGTCAAGTACCAGGACCGCATCCTGTTCGGGAAGGACAGCTACCAGCCCGACGAGTTCCCCTACTACTGGCGCGTCTTCGAGACCAACGACGAGTACTTCGACTACTACCGCGGCTACCACGCGTTCTGGAAGCTGTACGGCATGGGGCTGCCGGACGACGTCCTCAAGAAGCTCTATTACAAGAACGCGCTGAAGCTGGTGCCCGGGCTGCCCGCCGAGGGGTGGCCGCAGTAG
- a CDS encoding trypsin-like peptidase domain-containing protein, with protein MTRGFAGLFAAFAAVVGLLVGVTIAGGVASSRVTPAPAASPAPAPVPARLDPLPPRPALAAVPANFADVAERANPAVVSIDVASRARRRSSGATPSDEPGFGGRRPETPRRGTGTGFIVDPSGLIVTNQHVVDLAERVMVKLGDGRTFRATVVGADADIDLAVLRVDAGVPLPALPLGDSERVRVGEWVCAIGNPFAYEHTVTVGVVSFVGRKLFDQSLDQYIQTDAAISFGNSGGPLLNTAGEVIGVNTAVSRQSTNIGFALPVSHVKEALPQLVATGRVARGYLGVALRAVDQDVQRALGLGGTTGAIVEDVTPGSPAERAGLRPYDVITGIDGQAVDGDDSTIRLVSRGVPGQPARVEYTRDGRRHEVALKLAERPQRASPSASAAPSRPAADLPPELGLTLIEVHPGNARRYDVPDGMTGLLVQRVEPVSAAAEAGLERGQILLHVNRRPVDTIAALRRLVDRAQAGDPLALLLYDPGMRQRLLRIVRVEPR; from the coding sequence ATGACGCGAGGCTTCGCGGGCCTCTTCGCGGCGTTCGCGGCGGTCGTGGGGCTGCTGGTGGGCGTGACTATCGCGGGCGGTGTCGCCTCGAGCCGCGTCACGCCGGCTCCGGCCGCGTCTCCCGCCCCTGCCCCTGTGCCCGCGCGCCTCGATCCGCTGCCGCCGCGACCGGCGCTCGCCGCGGTGCCCGCCAATTTCGCGGACGTGGCCGAGCGCGCGAACCCGGCGGTCGTGAGCATCGACGTCGCCTCGCGCGCGCGGCGCCGGTCCAGCGGCGCCACGCCCTCCGACGAACCGGGATTCGGCGGCCGGCGCCCGGAGACGCCCCGCAGGGGCACCGGCACCGGGTTCATCGTGGACCCGTCGGGGCTCATCGTCACCAACCAGCACGTCGTGGACCTGGCGGAGCGCGTCATGGTGAAGCTGGGCGACGGCCGTACGTTCCGCGCCACCGTGGTCGGGGCCGACGCCGACATCGACCTCGCGGTCCTGAGAGTGGACGCCGGCGTGCCGCTGCCGGCGTTGCCGCTGGGCGACTCCGAGCGCGTGCGGGTGGGCGAGTGGGTGTGCGCCATCGGCAATCCGTTCGCCTACGAGCACACCGTGACGGTGGGCGTCGTGAGCTTCGTCGGACGGAAGCTGTTCGACCAGAGCCTCGACCAGTACATCCAGACCGACGCCGCGATCAGCTTCGGCAACAGCGGCGGCCCCCTGCTCAACACGGCCGGCGAGGTGATCGGCGTGAACACCGCGGTCAGCCGGCAGTCGACCAACATCGGGTTCGCGCTGCCCGTGAGCCACGTGAAGGAGGCGCTGCCGCAACTGGTCGCCACGGGGCGCGTCGCCCGCGGCTATCTGGGCGTGGCCCTGCGGGCGGTGGATCAGGACGTTCAGCGCGCGCTCGGTCTCGGCGGGACGACCGGCGCCATCGTCGAGGACGTCACGCCGGGGTCGCCGGCCGAGCGTGCGGGCCTGCGTCCCTACGACGTCATCACCGGCATCGACGGCCAGGCCGTGGACGGCGACGACTCCACGATTCGCCTCGTGTCCCGCGGCGTGCCGGGCCAGCCCGCCCGCGTGGAGTATACGCGCGACGGGCGGCGCCACGAGGTGGCGCTCAAGCTGGCCGAACGGCCGCAGCGTGCCTCGCCGTCGGCGTCGGCCGCCCCGTCGCGGCCGGCGGCGGACCTGCCGCCCGAACTCGGCCTGACGCTCATCGAAGTGCACCCTGGGAACGCCCGGCGCTATGACGTGCCCGACGGGATGACGGGCCTCCTCGTGCAGCGCGTCGAGCCCGTGAGCGCCGCCGCGGAGGCCGGCCTCGAGCGCGGGCAGATCCTCCTCCACGTGAATCGCCGGCCGGTCGACACGATCGCCGCGCTGCGGCGTCTCGTGGACCGCGCACAGGCGGGTGACCCGTTGGCCCTCCTGCTGTACGATCCCGGGATGCGGCAGCGCCTCCTGCGGATCGTGCGCGTCGAACCCCGCTAG
- a CDS encoding sigma-54 dependent transcriptional regulator, with protein sequence MTRPGSPARILVIDDEAAIRDSLRMILEYQGYSVMTAATGDEGAALVEREAPDLVFLDIKMPGMDGLEVLQRLTHLTEVTPIVVMSGHATISTAVEATRLGAFDFVEKPLETERLLVIVRNAVDSRRLRAENRTLRRDQEKRHQIVGDSPGLTAVRAAIQKAAPTSATVLIWGESGVGKELVARAVHRESLRRDGPFVQVNCAAIPDDLIESELFGHEKGSFTGASDRQIGKFEQADKGTIFLDEIGDMSLKTQAKVLRVLQEQELERLGSNRLIKVDVRVIAATNKDLEQEITKGTFREDLYYRLNVVPIWVPPLRERREDIAVLVRHFADTFSRENNFRRKTFTAAAMERLKAHPWRGNIRELRNTVERLVIMSNADLVDVADLPLSDAGPRVDQAAPSSDNGWMHAPTLHEFKATSERAYLVAKLRENGWNISKTAEVIDTPRSNLYKKLEQYRISQETDG encoded by the coding sequence ATGACCCGACCCGGATCGCCCGCCAGAATCCTCGTGATCGACGACGAGGCCGCCATACGCGACTCCCTGCGGATGATTCTCGAGTACCAGGGGTACTCGGTGATGACGGCCGCCACCGGCGACGAGGGCGCGGCGCTCGTGGAGCGCGAGGCGCCCGACCTCGTCTTCCTGGACATCAAGATGCCCGGGATGGACGGCCTCGAGGTGCTGCAGCGGCTGACGCACCTCACCGAGGTGACGCCCATCGTCGTCATGTCGGGGCACGCCACGATCAGCACGGCCGTGGAGGCGACGCGCCTCGGGGCGTTCGACTTCGTGGAGAAGCCGCTCGAGACCGAGCGCCTGCTCGTGATCGTCCGCAACGCCGTCGATTCCCGGCGCCTCCGCGCGGAGAACCGCACGCTGCGGCGCGACCAGGAGAAGCGCCACCAGATCGTCGGGGACAGCCCGGGCCTGACCGCCGTGCGGGCGGCCATCCAGAAGGCCGCGCCCACAAGCGCGACCGTGCTCATCTGGGGCGAGAGCGGCGTCGGGAAGGAACTCGTGGCGCGGGCCGTCCACCGCGAGAGCCTGCGCCGCGACGGCCCGTTCGTACAGGTCAACTGCGCCGCCATTCCCGACGACCTCATCGAGTCCGAGCTCTTCGGGCACGAGAAGGGCTCGTTCACGGGGGCCAGCGACCGGCAGATCGGCAAGTTCGAGCAGGCCGACAAGGGCACCATCTTCCTCGACGAGATCGGGGACATGAGCCTGAAGACCCAGGCCAAGGTGCTGCGCGTGCTGCAGGAGCAGGAGCTCGAGCGCCTGGGCTCGAATCGCCTCATCAAGGTGGACGTCCGCGTGATTGCGGCGACCAACAAGGATCTCGAGCAGGAGATCACGAAGGGCACGTTCCGCGAGGACCTGTACTACCGCCTGAACGTCGTGCCCATCTGGGTGCCCCCGCTCCGGGAGCGGCGCGAGGACATCGCCGTGCTCGTCCGCCACTTCGCCGACACCTTCTCCCGGGAGAACAACTTCCGCCGCAAGACGTTCACGGCGGCGGCGATGGAGCGCCTGAAGGCGCACCCCTGGCGCGGCAACATCCGCGAGCTCCGGAACACGGTCGAGCGCCTGGTCATCATGTCCAACGCCGACCTCGTCGACGTGGCCGACCTGCCGCTCTCGGACGCGGGCCCGCGCGTTGACCAGGCGGCGCCCTCCTCCGATAATGGCTGGATGCACGCGCCGACGCTGCACGAGTTCAAGGCGACCTCGGAGCGGGCGTACCTGGTGGCGAAGTTGCGCGAGAACGGCTGGAACATCTCGAAGACGGCCGAGGTCATCGACACGCCGCGCAGCAACCTCTACAAGAAGCTGGAGCAATACCGCATTTCACAGGAGACCGACGGCTAG
- the galE gene encoding UDP-glucose 4-epimerase GalE, producing MKERVLVTGGAGYIGSHVAVELLAAGYDVTVVDNLSTGSASALDRVRTVTGQPLRFVHADLRNESVLDTAFAEAPIAAVVHLAAMKSPLESQQKPLEYYDCNVHGGLCLLRAMTRHDVRRMVFSSTAAVYGDARFLPVTETHPCEPTHPYGRSKLVLEEIMRDLARSDATWRMVALRYFNPIGAHPSGALGESPVGIPQNLAPYILQAASGARSHVDVFGDDYPTADGSGVRDFIHVVDLAQAHVAALRPRVDLTGFRPINVGTGRGVSVFECIKAAERAIGRSVPFKVAPRRPGDIVESYADASLAAELLGWRSSRTIEDMWRDAWRWESSARA from the coding sequence ATGAAGGAACGCGTTCTCGTCACCGGCGGCGCCGGGTACATCGGCTCACACGTCGCGGTGGAACTGCTCGCCGCCGGTTACGACGTCACCGTCGTCGACAACCTGTCCACCGGCTCGGCGAGCGCGCTCGACCGCGTGCGGACCGTCACGGGTCAGCCGCTGCGCTTCGTCCACGCCGACCTCCGGAACGAGTCCGTGCTGGACACGGCGTTCGCCGAGGCCCCGATTGCCGCCGTCGTCCATCTCGCGGCCATGAAGTCGCCGCTCGAATCTCAGCAGAAGCCGCTCGAGTACTACGACTGCAACGTCCACGGCGGCCTGTGCCTGCTCCGGGCCATGACACGGCACGACGTGCGCCGGATGGTCTTCTCGTCGACGGCCGCGGTCTACGGCGACGCACGGTTCCTGCCGGTCACCGAGACGCACCCGTGCGAGCCGACGCACCCGTACGGCCGCAGCAAGCTCGTGCTCGAAGAGATCATGCGCGACCTGGCCCGCTCGGACGCCACGTGGCGGATGGTGGCACTCCGGTACTTCAACCCGATCGGCGCCCACCCGTCGGGGGCGCTCGGCGAATCGCCGGTGGGCATTCCGCAGAACCTGGCGCCCTACATCCTGCAGGCCGCCTCGGGCGCGCGGTCCCACGTGGACGTCTTCGGTGACGACTACCCCACCGCCGACGGGTCGGGCGTCCGCGACTTCATCCACGTCGTGGATCTGGCCCAGGCGCACGTGGCGGCGCTCCGGCCACGGGTGGACCTCACGGGCTTCCGGCCCATCAACGTCGGCACCGGGCGCGGGGTGTCCGTCTTCGAGTGCATCAAGGCGGCCGAGCGCGCCATCGGACGGTCCGTGCCGTTCAAGGTGGCGCCCCGCCGGCCCGGCGACATCGTCGAGAGCTACGCGGACGCGTCGCTCGCCGCGGAGCTCCTCGGCTGGCGTTCCAGCCGCACGATCGAGGACATGTGGCGCGACGCCTGGCGCTGGGAGTCGTCGGCCCGGGCCTGA